CATTTCAATTGAGAAATCATTGGCTTCAATTTCCGCAAATACGTTGGTGATTGGAGTAAGTAGTGATTTGTTATTTCCGAATCAGGAACAAGAGTACATTGCTACTCACTTGAAAAATGGGGCGCTTCACTTTATTGATTCCTTTTATGGTCATGACGGTTTTTTGCTTGAAACAAAAAGTTTAACGCAACATATTCAAAAATTTTACAACAACAATAAATTCAATAAAAAGAAACAAAACAATTTAATAATAAAATAAAATGGCAAAGAGATTAAAAATAGGATTATTCGGATTTGGCTGTGTGGGTCAGGGTTTGTACCATGTATTAAACAATAGTACTGGCTTTAAAGCCGACATTGCAAAAATTTGCGTGAAAGATAAAAACAAAACAAGAAATGTAAAGGCAGATTTAATTACATACGATAAGTGGGAAATATTAAATGATCCACGAATTGATATTGTGATAGAATTAATTGATGATGCAACAGAAGCATTTAATATTGTAAGTGAAGCATTACAAAGTGGTAAAAACGTGGTAACGGCCAACAAAAAAATGCTAGCTGTGCATTTAAGTGAATTGTACGATTTGCAAAGAAAGCACAATGTTTCCTTATTGTACGAAGGTTCGGCTTGCGGAAGTATTCCCATCATAAGAACTTTAGAAGAATATTTTGACAATGAAGAAATACTAAATGTATCCGGTATTTTTAACGGTACAACCAATTATATTTTAACTAAAACTATAAATGAAAAATTAAGTTATGCAGAAGCTTTACTTGAGGCGCAGCAAAAAGGCTTTGCAGAAAGTGATCCCACAAATGACGTGGAAGGCTACGATGCAAAATACAAGGCAATAATAATTGCATTGCATGCTTTTGGGTTAATAATTCCGGAAAATGAAGTGTTTAATTTAGGAATAACCGGATTGGGTAATGAAGATGTAAAGTATGCCCTGGAAAAAAATTATAAAATAAAATTAATCCCGGTCATCCAACGTTTGAAAAATAACGAAGTTTGTGCCTTTGTTTTACCTAAGTTTGTTAAAGCTGACAGTCCACTTTATAATGTAGAAAATGAATTTAATGGCGTACAGTTACAGGGTAAATTTTCAGGTCAGCAATTTTTGCAGGGTAGAGGAGCAGGTTCGTATCCAACAGGGGCAGCGGTGTTGTCGGATGTTTCGGCACTTTCTTATGGCTACACATATGAATACAAAAAACTCCATCAACAGCACCCGGTAGGGTTTACCAATAATGTGATCATCGATGTGTATTTAAGATATGCTAAGGAAGAAGATTTAAATCAGCTACAATTTGAGCAAATTAAAGAAAAGTTTACGGGAGACAATTATAATTATGTAACCGGGAAAATAAGATTACAAGCCTTAATCACTAATAAAGATTTTCTGATTCGTAATAAAATATTTGTGGCTTTAATTAATGATGAAGTACAATTAGCTGAGTTGGAAATAAAAAAAGAGAAAAAATCTTTATATTTATCTGAATTAATATAAACGAACATGAAAATTAATATTGAAAGAGTTGATGAGCATTTTAAGATGATTGCTAAAAATGAAAGTGGAAATGAAATAATTATGGATGCAGGTCTCAGTGTGGGTGGTCATGGCAGTGGCTTTGGACCTCACTCACTTTTGTTAGCCGCGTTGGGTGGTTGTAGCAGCATTGATATTTTGCTCATTCTTAAAAAACAAAAACAAGAGGTAACCGGTTTTGAGGTTGAGGTTGAAAGTGAAAAAGTAAAAGTGGAATCATATTCTTTGTTTAAGGAAATTGTATTGCATTTTAAAATAAAAGGAAAAGTTGACGCAGATAAAGCGGAAAAAGCAATTACTCTTTCTCTTGAAAAATACTGTTCAGTTTCTAAAACACTTGAACCTACAGCAAAGATTACACATAAGTTAACGATATCAGATTGATACAGGTATGAAAGAATTTGAAACTAATGCTATTCGGGCACAGTTGGAGCGAACTAGTTATAATGAACATACTGTTCCGGTATTTCTTACTTCCAGTTTTATTTTTGATACCGCTGAGGATATGCGCAAAGCTTTTGCAGATGAAAGTGATGCTTTTATTTATTCGCGATACAGTAATCCGAATACCGAGGAGTTCATTCAAAAAGTTTGTTTATTAGAGGGTGCTGAAGCCGGTGTTGCAACTTCGTCGGGTATGGCAGCCATTTACTCTTCTTTGGCTGCATTATTAAAAAGCGGAGATCATATCATTTCATGCTCTTCGGTTTTTGGAGCAACCCATGCTATTTTCACCAAGTATTTTCCAAAATGGAATATCTCTTATTCATATTTTAATGCAGCTGATGAAAAAGCAATTGAAAAACTGATTAAACCGGAAACAAAAATTATTTTTTTGGAAACGCCCACCAACCCGGGTATTGATGTATTGGATTTAGAATTAATAGGTCAAATTGCAAAAAAACATAACTTAATTTTAATAATTGATAATTGTTTTGCTACGCCCTATTTACAACAACCCATTCAATTTGGGGCCGATATAGTTATACATTCTGCAACAAAATATATGGATGGGCAAGGCAGAGTATTAGGTGGCATTGCAGTGGGCAAAAAGGAATTGATTCATGAAATATATCTTTTTGCCCGTTTAACCGGGCCATCGCTTTCTCCTTTCAACGCTTGGACTTTAAGCAAAAGTTTAGAAACACTTGCTTTGAGAATGGATAAGCACAGTGAAAATGCATTATATATAGCCGAACATTTACAGCAAAATGATAAAATTGAATTTGTAAAATACCCTTTTCTTAAATCACATCCAAGATACGAGATTGCCAAAAAACAAATGAAAAGTGGCGGAGGAATAATAGCATTTAATATTAATGGCGGTTATTCAGCAGCACAAAATTTTATGGATAAATTAAAAATGATTAAGATTTCTCCAAATTTAGGCGATGCGAGAACTATTGCTACACATCCGGCATCTTCTACTCATTGTAAATTATCTGATCAAGAACGGGAAGAAGTTGGTATTGGACCGGGTTTGATTCGAATTTCAGTTGGTCTCGAAAATAAAAATGATATTTTAGCAGATATATTGCAGGCCTTACGTTAACA
This window of the Sphingobacteriaceae bacterium genome carries:
- a CDS encoding homoserine dehydrogenase, with protein sequence MAKRLKIGLFGFGCVGQGLYHVLNNSTGFKADIAKICVKDKNKTRNVKADLITYDKWEILNDPRIDIVIELIDDATEAFNIVSEALQSGKNVVTANKKMLAVHLSELYDLQRKHNVSLLYEGSACGSIPIIRTLEEYFDNEEILNVSGIFNGTTNYILTKTINEKLSYAEALLEAQQKGFAESDPTNDVEGYDAKYKAIIIALHAFGLIIPENEVFNLGITGLGNEDVKYALEKNYKIKLIPVIQRLKNNEVCAFVLPKFVKADSPLYNVENEFNGVQLQGKFSGQQFLQGRGAGSYPTGAAVLSDVSALSYGYTYEYKKLHQQHPVGFTNNVIIDVYLRYAKEEDLNQLQFEQIKEKFTGDNYNYVTGKIRLQALITNKDFLIRNKIFVALINDEVQLAELEIKKEKKSLYLSELI
- a CDS encoding OsmC family protein codes for the protein MKINIERVDEHFKMIAKNESGNEIIMDAGLSVGGHGSGFGPHSLLLAALGGCSSIDILLILKKQKQEVTGFEVEVESEKVKVESYSLFKEIVLHFKIKGKVDADKAEKAITLSLEKYCSVSKTLEPTAKITHKLTISD
- a CDS encoding aminotransferase class I/II-fold pyridoxal phosphate-dependent enzyme → MKEFETNAIRAQLERTSYNEHTVPVFLTSSFIFDTAEDMRKAFADESDAFIYSRYSNPNTEEFIQKVCLLEGAEAGVATSSGMAAIYSSLAALLKSGDHIISCSSVFGATHAIFTKYFPKWNISYSYFNAADEKAIEKLIKPETKIIFLETPTNPGIDVLDLELIGQIAKKHNLILIIDNCFATPYLQQPIQFGADIVIHSATKYMDGQGRVLGGIAVGKKELIHEIYLFARLTGPSLSPFNAWTLSKSLETLALRMDKHSENALYIAEHLQQNDKIEFVKYPFLKSHPRYEIAKKQMKSGGGIIAFNINGGYSAAQNFMDKLKMIKISPNLGDARTIATHPASSTHCKLSDQEREEVGIGPGLIRISVGLENKNDILADILQALR